One Eurosta solidaginis isolate ZX-2024a chromosome 1, ASM4086904v1, whole genome shotgun sequence genomic window, AATTGGCATCCAATCTCCTTCATGCATAACAATCGTAATCAATTTGCCAATCGGGTGATAGGGTGAAGGCTAATTCATGACCGCGCCACACCCAAACACCGGATATGCCTCACCAAACAGGCACACTAAAGCAAAGGCTTGCTTACGCATTTCATCGCGACGTCGAAACATACCAGTGATGAGATTGCACAACACTTTTGTAAGCtcactattatatttatattcaccGAACCAGATAGAATAATTTTCTGGATCGAATTTTTGCCAAAAGTAGGGAACGGAAACAGATTCATCCTCGTTGGAGTATGAACGTTTGAAATCATCGAAATTGAATGTACTTATTGAGAGTGAATCGAAATGATTTAAGCAGTTACGTGTCAAAGGATAAGCAACGATTATATCCAACTGTCCACTATAAATGCAAATAGTATAATCATTTAATAATTGTGATATCCATGGTGCAACCGTGTCCATTACATCCTTCTTCAAAAACctttcaacttttttttctttaCCCAAATCATGAAAAGTCATGTTGTTCTATGCATTTTTACCCCTTTCTTCTTGTTCATGGAACTGTTGCAAACCACGATCATCTATCAATTCCAATTGGTATAAATAATCACTATAATTTGGTTGATGTAATAGATCTGAAAGTCCATTACCAATGGCTAAGCCCTTCTGTGGTATATAAACACGCGTCTATTGTATTTTGCACCAAATGTATGTGATATGCTCACGCTAGTACATATTTACCAGCATACGATTCACCCGTAATCCAAAATCCACTGGAATTACGCCATTCAAATAATTCGTATAATTGCATAACAGCTTCATGTAAATTCTGTCCTACAGCTTTTTCATTACCCGCATAACCATCGTCACTACCAGTAAAACTGAAACCAGTATCAACTGGACTATTACCCTAATTTCTTACATAAATGGTTTAAGTAGTGCTATTTTAACTTTAAGCACTTTGCGGAGAATTCTTGTTGCACACAAAGTGcttacctacatatatatataaatatgtgcgtATTGTTGTActttaatgttttatttaaaCTTACTTCCATCGCTATGCGCCACACCCTCACGCAACAGGAAACACCTCAAGCCCTCTATTGTGTAAAGTTTAGCTGCCTCAACCGGATGACCAGAATCAAGCAATAAACCTGCGCCCGTGTGTGTGTCCAAACGTAGCTGTGATTCTGTTAAGAAAGCTTCATCTGAAACACAATACCAACCACTGTATGCAGCAGAGTAAATGTGGCCGCGCGATTTTAAAGTGTGCCAAAAATGCGCTACAGCCGTCTTGTGGCGCTCTTCGTTAGTACGGATAAAATATGTGTTTGCTATCCTCGCTTCGGCGAATACATGACGATATAGCGCAGATATATACTCGCAATATTGTGCAACGGGCACGTTTTGAGCTGCTGCTTGTTGGATTTTTGTACCATGTTCATCAGTGCCATTAATAGTCATTAATTGATATGACTGCTCATTGTAATATTATACCATGAAAATGCAAAAGAGAAAAAATGATCAATGAAAAAGAAATAAGGTTAGAATTAGCAAATTTTACTAAACGAACAGTAACTATACTCACCGCATGTCGTAAattaatgacattttttttttccttttttttttttatttatttatttttttaggggtttaagTTACTCCCGCACCGTGGCTAGGGAGGTCGATTATAAATCGaattatttggcccattcaatgAATTAAAGCGCCATCACCAATTACgagaattttctctattttatttcaatatgtgGCGTGTTGCCATGAGTTTGTTATTCCGTTATGTTCACTGTTCCATTATTTTCACTGTTCTGTTAGTTCACTTTCAATTTTGTACTTTAACTCAATATGTGGCGTGTTGCCATCGTTTTTGTTACGTTATTTTTACGTATTActtgattgttatttttttttttgttttgttccgtTATGTTCGTTTTTTCCTTCttcactttttaattttattttcccgTTATGTGGCGTCACGCCATTAGAATACTTCCTGCTGGGAGTGCAAAAGCTTTCCCTAACTCTAGTTTAGGGAAGCATTGCACATCCCAACTCCGCCAATTCACCAGAATGGAGTGCATGTGCCACCTTTAGGTCCATTATAGATTTCGGCTCAACCAATTCAAGCCCCAATTTATGTGGTTGAGCCGAGGCTAGCACTGCACTTCCACTCCAAACTTCAGGGTACTTCAGCTTTCcttttttttccattcaggaaatggaaaagcgtagcagatgtcaaaatctctacatttaatgtctgactgtcaatgattattgcaatacaaacgttaggcctcatgcgcaagcatctcgcgcactacacgtcatgcactacaTGCGCACTACacgtgtaacagcagccttatgatcttaccctgtttcccacttggtgcaaccctgttgtctattgtgaatggacaacaggtgttgaaacaagttgaaaacggggaggtcggctcgtAATGAAAAGGCGGCCATCATTATTATTAATTTGGCAGAGACTTGGCGTGTAcgataaatttacaaaaagaaaactAAATCTAAGTCTACGTTAATTTACTAAGTGCTActacttaaatattaaaaatactcttattctacagtaaacaaaactatatctaaacctaattaaaccaaactaaaactaaacataaaattcgtgtttgattgttttcttggtgtttgagtggagcgtgcgtgcattagcgtgcgcacaaaaacaatttctctgAAGGTGTTCCATAAGGaacgccacatggcgaccgtgaggcagcTTGCCAAATTCAATGTACAATGGAGCACCAGGCCACCTTCGTAAGGCAGCGCAATTGGTGAAAACCGCTAAACGGGCCTAAatggaaaatatataaaacataaaatgtaaaaattctacaaaaaaatataaaatacaaaattctacaaaaaagtataaaatacaaaattctacaaaaaaatataaaatacaaaaatcttcacaaaaaaaaaataccaaatacaaaaacctacaaaaaatataacacataaaaatctacaaaGAAAATTTCTCAACACAACAGAGGTTTCGGCATACAAATTGAAGGGAAGCTGTACTTAACAAAACGGGATAAGGCAAGGTACGGCACCCCGAACCAAGCGAAGCCACTATAAATAACGGCACACCAAAATAGCAGCTGCACAAGGAAGCTGAACGAAAATTGTAAGCAGCGAAGTGATgacggcagcagcagaacagcAGCAGCGGTGAAAGCGTATGGTGAGGCGTAGCTTGTAGTATGAATGTATGTTTGAGATGTAATATGTAGTTgcttttgaaatacatatgtatacataatttttcgtataaatatttttcgatataatttttaaaattccttTAAATTCGGTCAATCTCAAAccaatatttttcgcaaaaatacttaaaatacctttaaattcgGTCAATCTCAAAccaatatttttcgcaaaaatacttaaaatacctttaattcggtcaatttcaaattaatatttttcgcaaaaatacttaaaatttctttcaaattcgaTCAACCTCAAATCTATATTTTCCGGAAAAATTCTTAAAACCTAACCGCAATATCGGTTGTTCCTTCAACTTTgccaatttttataatattttcatacataataACTCTAAATTTTCATAAGTAAAGCAATTTAGATTTGCAACAATAATGTGTATAGCTTGAAATATAATCAGTCAAAATCAAACGTGAatacatacaataaaaatacatacttttaacATCGTTCAAAATTAAAGTGAAATGGATATTCTCAAATTTATTAGTCAATTAAAGTAGTTTCCGATAATCTCATATATGTAATAGATATAATTCGAAACAAAATTGATACACAtacattttgcattttttttgcatCACTTTAAAGTATCTAcgactttcaaaaattttttttttgacacaaaTCGAAAAAACGAAATTGGCCCTACACATATatactttcaataaatttttatagggtgagtatgtatatgcatatattacataaattgtGTCTAAGAGCGaggcatttaagaaaaaaaaggaaagacatatgcatatacatagtaCATTGTGCGAagatttaagtaattttgaacatatcaaatactttgaaatactttaacaaaccgtaaaaatttaatacatcgaaaactttattaactcacaatacaaaaaaaaaaaaaaaaaaaagaaacaaaacattttggtgaaacggtgcggccgacacgtaaaataatgatgaaaatttaataaatttttacaattcaTACTCCACATTTTGCTGTGTagcggtgcggccgacacgttaaatattaaaatttaatactttttgtgcaacggtacggccgtcacgttaaacaatattgtaataaatactaaattgcaataaacataTCACGTCTAAAATTAATACTGTcttggaaaattggaaaaatagatcAGGATTCTCTCTTATATACCGTATATGGTAGCACACCcggtataaacaatttttttttattcattgttcAC contains:
- the LOC137237060 gene encoding methionine--tRNA ligase, mitochondrial-like, producing MTINGTDEHGTKIQQAAAQNVPVAQYCEYISALYRHVFAEARIANTYFIRTNEERHKTAVAHFWHTLKSRGHIYSAAYSGWYCVSDEAFLTESQLRLDTHTGAGLLLDSGHPVEAAKLYTIEGLRCFLLREGVAHSDGSHLCIAYLQQLIY